The genomic segment CTGCTCTCCGCTATCTCCTCGGAGACGGCTCGGACGATGCTCTCAGCCCTCCACGACGAACCCGCGACGCCCTCCGAACTCGCAGACCGGGTGGATACCTCCATCCAGAACGCCCAGTACCACCTCGGAAAGCTCGAAGACGCCGACCTCATCGAACCCGGCGGCACCGCCTACTCCGAGAAGGGTCGCGAGATGACCGTCTACACGCCGGCCGACCGCGCACTCGTCGTCGTCGCCGGCGGCGAAGACGACACCAGCGGCCTCCAGTCGGTGCTCGCGCAACTGCTCGGCGGCCTCGGCGTCGTCGCACTCGGCAGCGTCGTCGTCGAGCGACTCACGCGGACCGGCGCGGGACCGGACGTCTCGCTGGCCGAGACGGGCGGCGACGGCGGTGCCGCGGGCGGCGCGGCGAACGCCACGGCGGCCACGGCGACGGCGGAGCCGACGGCCGAACCGACCGCGACGGCCGCGGAGACGCCGGCACCGACGGCCGAACCGACCGCGACGGCCGAACCCGCGGGAACGCCGACCGGGACGGGCGACGGCGGTGGCGGCGGGTTCAACATCGCCGAGGCGACGGAGACGGCGACGCCGCAGGCCACCGGAACGGAGGCGGCGGGCGACGCGACGGTGACGGAGTCCGCGCGGACGATTACCGAGTCGGCGGCGACGGAGACGCCGCAGGCGACGGGTGCGCCGACGGCGGAGCCGACGGTGACCGCCGCGGCGGAGGCGACTCGGACGGCGACCGAAGCGGTCCGGACGACTGCCGAGACGACGGTGCTCTCCGGCGGTGACCCCGGCGTGACGAGCGTGGCCGCGCTCTCGCCCGGGGAACTGTTCTTCCTCGGCGGCGTCGTCACGCTGGTCTTCACGACCGCGTACTGGTGGCTGAGAAGCTAAAAGCACCATTTGACTCTACGATGCGTATATGGACCGAGCGTCCCACGGTGCAACTGCGAGGTCTCACGGTGCTTCGGCCCTCCCCCCGAACCGAGCGTCGGGCGCGGTGACGCGGACGGGACACCCTCCCTCCCCCCACGTCCCGTTCGCCGACGACTGCCCCCCCTCACCGACCACCCCCTGCGCCCACGCCCGCTGACACGCCGTGAGGCCTGCACTCCCCCCTCCACACGGTGTCGCCTCCCCCGGCGCACCGACGTTTTCTGCACGGCGAGCGACCGCGTCAGACTACTCCGCCGGCGGAATCGTGAACGTCTCGAACGTGTCCCCTTCGACGGTGACGAGTCGACCCGTCACGCCGCCGTCCGTCATCTCCTCCAGTTCCGCGTGCGCCGCGCGGTGGCCGCGCGGTTGCGCGTGGCTGCCGGGGTTCAGCAGCGTCACCTCCCCCGAGGCGTCGAACGTCGGCCGGTGACTGTGCCCGAACAGGACCACGTCGGCGTCGCGTTCGCGTCCGAACATCGACAGCGGCATCCGACCGCCGCCGCGACGGGTGTGCGTCGCCGCGAACGTCAGTCCCGCGAAGGTGAACGTGCGCGCCTCCGGGAGTCTGTCGCGGACGTCGGCGTCGTCGTTGTTCCCGTACACCCCGAGTAGGCGCGACGACTCGTCCTCGAACGCGTCGAGGACCTCGCCCCGCATGAAGTCGCCGAGGTGGACGACGGACTCCGCCTCGCGGACGGCGTCCAGCGTCCGGCCGGTGAGGCGGTGCGAACTCGTACTGTGCGTGTCGGAGACGACGGTCAGCATCGCCCGAGGCTACGAACCGCAGGGTCAGGAACGTTCCGCTCCGCTCCGGGCGTCTCGTCGTCGAGTGCGTTCGGCTTCGACTCGACGGCAGTCGGTCTCGACTCGGTGCCGCCTCGCCCGCCGGGCCGGTGTGCGTCTGTGGAAACGCTCTTACGGGAGACGCAAGAGGTGTGAGTATGGCAGGTAGCAGAGGCGTCGTCATCGCAGCCCTCGTCGCGAACGGCGCCATCGCGGTTCTGAAGTTCCTCGGCTTCCTCCTCACCGGGAGTCCCTCGATGCTGTCGGAGACGTACCACTCCATCTCCGACACCGGGAACCAGGTGTTCCTCCTCGTCGGCATCCGGTACAGCGGGAAGGAAGCGAGCCGAGCGCACCCGTTCGGCTACGGGAAGGCACAGTTCTTCTACTCGTTTCTCGTCTCGGTGTTGCTGTTCGGCATCGCCGGGTGGGAGTCGCTGAAACACGGCTACGAGGCCATCGTCCACGGCGGCCACGCCCTCGGCGGACTGGTGTCGTTCGCGGGCTACACGTTCCCCGGGTGGTACGTCAACGTCGTCGTCCTCGTCGGCGCCATCGCCTTCGAGAGTTACGCGATGAAGAAGGCCGCGGCCGAACTCCGGCGACAGATACGCGAGTACGAGTGGGACGGCGTCGTCGACGCGTTCCGAAAGACGAGCGACGTGACGACGCTGACGGCGTTCACCGAGGACGGCATCGCCCTCCTCGGCGCCGGCATCGCCCTCGTGGGCGTCGTCCTCACCGAGGTGACGGGCAACTACATCTACGACGCCGTCAGCGCCGCGGTCATCGGCGTCCTCCTGATGGGGTTCGCGCTCGCCCTCGCGTGGGAGAACAAGCGGCTCCTCCTCGGTGAGAGCCTCCCGAACGACGTCGAGAAGCGACTCCGCGAGGTCGTTCTGGCTCACCCCGGCGTCGTCCACGTCGACAACTTCCGGACGGTCCACGTCGGCCCGGAGAAGGTGCTCGTCAACGCCGACATCAGCTTCGATTCAGGCCTCGACACCGCTGACTTGGACGACGACATCTCGGCGATAGAGCGGAAGATGAAGGCCGAGGACAAACGGGTGAAGTTCGTCTACATCGAGCCCGAACTGTAGCCGAGAGCGCTCGGCCTCAGCGCTCGGCCATCGCCGACTCGATTCGTTCTATCGCCGCGTCCACGTCGTCGGCAGACACGTCGAGGTGGGTACAGAACCGCGTGAGATAGTCGCCGTGCGCGCCGCCGAGGACCCCCGCGTCCTCGCAGACGTCGACGAACTCGTCGGCCGAGAGGCCCACCTCGTCCGTGAACACCTGCACGATGTTCGTGTCGGGGGCGGGGGCGCGCAGGCCGTCGACGGCGTCCAACCCCTCGGCGAGACGCGCGGCGTTGGCGTGGTCGTCGGCCAGTCGGTCGACGTTGTCGAGGGCCGCCAGTCCGGGGGCGGCGATTATCCCCGCCTGCCGCATCCCGCCGCCGAACAGTTTGCGGACGCGACGGGCGCGTTCGACGTACTCCTCGCTGCCGGCGAGCATCGACCCGACGGGCGCGCCGAGGCCCTTCGAGAGGCAGAACATCACCGAGTCCACCTCGCGCGTCATTCGCTCGGGGTCGACGTCGAGGGCGACGCAGGCGTTGAACAGGCGCGCCCCGTCGAGGTGGACCGGCACGCCGAGTTCGTGGGCGGCGTCGGCGGCGGCGTCGATGGTCTCGGGCGGGACGGCGACGCCGCCCCGGGCGTTGTGAGTGTTCTCCAGTGCGAGCAGACCGGTCCCGGCCTCGTGGAGACTCTCGGCGACGTAGCCCGCGCGGACCTGTTCGGGCGCGGGCGCGGCGGCGTCGCCGCCGTCGAACGAGCGGACCTGCAGTCCCGAGAGTTGCGCGAGGCCGCCGAGTTCCCACTTGTAGACGTGCGCCTGTTCGTCCAACAGCACCTCCTGCCCGCGGTCGGTGTGGACGCGGGCGGCTATCTGGTTGCCCATCGTCCCCGTCGGGACGTACAGGGCCGCCTCCATCCCGACTCGCTCGGCCGCGGTCGCTTCGAGTTCGTTCACCGTCGGGTCGTCGCCGTACACGTCGTCGCCGACGGGCGCGTCGCGCGCGGCGTCGCGCATCGCTTCGGACGGCCGCGTCACCGTGTCGCTGCGAAGGTCGATAGCCATGCAGAGAGCATCTCTGTCGGTCGTGTTATAGACGGTGGTCGCGGCGGTCCGGGCGGGTGAGACGACCGTCGAGCGTCGGCGTGCGGTGTCGTGGTCGCCCCACGTCGGGCGGCCGGCCGTCGTCTCTCGGCCCCGGTGGCGGCGACCGTT from the Halogeometricum rufum genome contains:
- a CDS encoding ArsR/SmtB family transcription factor, producing MADILPTRPDPPSEEDKEPRVVGLDSDEVSDLLSAISSETARTMLSALHDEPATPSELADRVDTSIQNAQYHLGKLEDADLIEPGGTAYSEKGREMTVYTPADRALVVVAGGEDDTSGLQSVLAQLLGGLGVVALGSVVVERLTRTGAGPDVSLAETGGDGGAAGGAANATAATATAEPTAEPTATAAETPAPTAEPTATAEPAGTPTGTGDGGGGGFNIAEATETATPQATGTEAAGDATVTESARTITESAATETPQATGAPTAEPTVTAAAEATRTATEAVRTTAETTVLSGGDPGVTSVAALSPGELFFLGGVVTLVFTTAYWWLRS
- a CDS encoding metallophosphoesterase, which gives rise to MLTVVSDTHSTSSHRLTGRTLDAVREAESVVHLGDFMRGEVLDAFEDESSRLLGVYGNNDDADVRDRLPEARTFTFAGLTFAATHTRRGGGRMPLSMFGRERDADVVLFGHSHRPTFDASGEVTLLNPGSHAQPRGHRAAHAELEEMTDGGVTGRLVTVEGDTFETFTIPPAE
- a CDS encoding cation diffusion facilitator family transporter is translated as MAGSRGVVIAALVANGAIAVLKFLGFLLTGSPSMLSETYHSISDTGNQVFLLVGIRYSGKEASRAHPFGYGKAQFFYSFLVSVLLFGIAGWESLKHGYEAIVHGGHALGGLVSFAGYTFPGWYVNVVVLVGAIAFESYAMKKAAAELRRQIREYEWDGVVDAFRKTSDVTTLTAFTEDGIALLGAGIALVGVVLTEVTGNYIYDAVSAAVIGVLLMGFALALAWENKRLLLGESLPNDVEKRLREVVLAHPGVVHVDNFRTVHVGPEKVLVNADISFDSGLDTADLDDDISAIERKMKAEDKRVKFVYIEPEL
- a CDS encoding threonine aldolase family protein; translated protein: MAIDLRSDTVTRPSEAMRDAARDAPVGDDVYGDDPTVNELEATAAERVGMEAALYVPTGTMGNQIAARVHTDRGQEVLLDEQAHVYKWELGGLAQLSGLQVRSFDGGDAAAPAPEQVRAGYVAESLHEAGTGLLALENTHNARGGVAVPPETIDAAADAAHELGVPVHLDGARLFNACVALDVDPERMTREVDSVMFCLSKGLGAPVGSMLAGSEEYVERARRVRKLFGGGMRQAGIIAAPGLAALDNVDRLADDHANAARLAEGLDAVDGLRAPAPDTNIVQVFTDEVGLSADEFVDVCEDAGVLGGAHGDYLTRFCTHLDVSADDVDAAIERIESAMAER